Proteins encoded within one genomic window of Cucumis sativus cultivar 9930 chromosome 3, Cucumber_9930_V3, whole genome shotgun sequence:
- the LOC101206630 gene encoding uncharacterized protein LOC101206630 isoform X2, translating into MSSFNFLVNNMRTLVDAFATLGLADHKGDATFSPEMFCLMADSNVSIHSAIGLQLWPPFFDHYFCRDLKNSWFFFSEIFPLAQYLKDFGYTSFSFSIGRDPHHAQIEFQGPTRLLLEVTLRLVFCHLPLRIHQFDLSVFVSMDSQQFSNLISQYHMFDDVHVTITSERVIFSYSTMQETILSPQCIIGGLRAPDEVEFVITLGPQEVFNHIASQTKRVWFFKQCNSNRGLITAPLGLNARLVAFFCDVFANYRRSK; encoded by the exons ATGTCGTCCTTCAATTTCCTCGTCAACAATATGCGAACTCTCGTAGATGCTTTTGCCACATTGGGACTGGCGGATCATAAAGGTGATGCAACATTTTCACCGGAAATGTTTTGCCTAATGGCGGATTCAAATGTTTCCATTCACAGCGCCATTGGCCTTCAACTCTGGCCTCCATTCTTCGACCATTACTTCTGCAGAGACCTTAAAAATTCTTGGTTCTTCTTCAGTGAAATTTTCCCTCTTGCCCAATATTTGAAAGATTTCGGTTACActtctttctccttctctATCGGCCGTGACCCTCACCACGCCCAAATCGAATTCCAAGGCCCCacta GGCTTCTTCTTGAAGTTACTTTAAGGTTGGTTTTTTGCCATCTTCCGTTGCGCATCCACCAATTTGAtctctctgtttttgtttccatGGATTCTCAACAATTCTCCAACCTTATTTCTCAGTATCATATGTTTGATGACG TTCATGTTACTATAACAAGTGAACGAGTGATATTCTCTTATTCAACTATGCAAGAGACAATTCTTAGTCCACAg TGCATAATTGGAGGTTTAAGAGCACCAGATGAAGTTGAATTCGTAATAACTTTAGGTCCACAGGAAGTTTTCAACCATATAGCAAGTCAAACGAAGAGGGTATGGTTTTTTAAGCAATGTAATTCTAATAGAGGTTTAATTACGGCCCCTCTTGGATTGAATGCTCGACTTGTTGCTTTTTTTTGTGATGTCTTTGCCAATTATCGACGATCTAAATGA
- the LOC101206630 gene encoding uncharacterized protein LOC101206630 isoform X1 yields the protein MSSFNFLVNNMRTLVDAFATLGLADHKGDATFSPEMFCLMADSNVSIHSAIGLQLWPPFFDHYFCRDLKNSWFFFSEIFPLAQYLKDFGYTSFSFSIGRDPHHAQIEFQGPTRLLLEVTLRLVFCHLPLRIHQFDLSVFVSMDSQQFSNLISQYHMFDDVHVTITSERVIFSYSTMQETILSPQNGQCIIGGLRAPDEVEFVITLGPQEVFNHIASQTKRVWFFKQCNSNRGLITAPLGLNARLVAFFCDVFANYRRSK from the exons ATGTCGTCCTTCAATTTCCTCGTCAACAATATGCGAACTCTCGTAGATGCTTTTGCCACATTGGGACTGGCGGATCATAAAGGTGATGCAACATTTTCACCGGAAATGTTTTGCCTAATGGCGGATTCAAATGTTTCCATTCACAGCGCCATTGGCCTTCAACTCTGGCCTCCATTCTTCGACCATTACTTCTGCAGAGACCTTAAAAATTCTTGGTTCTTCTTCAGTGAAATTTTCCCTCTTGCCCAATATTTGAAAGATTTCGGTTACActtctttctccttctctATCGGCCGTGACCCTCACCACGCCCAAATCGAATTCCAAGGCCCCacta GGCTTCTTCTTGAAGTTACTTTAAGGTTGGTTTTTTGCCATCTTCCGTTGCGCATCCACCAATTTGAtctctctgtttttgtttccatGGATTCTCAACAATTCTCCAACCTTATTTCTCAGTATCATATGTTTGATGACG TTCATGTTACTATAACAAGTGAACGAGTGATATTCTCTTATTCAACTATGCAAGAGACAATTCTTAGTCCACAg AATGGGCAGTGCATAATTGGAGGTTTAAGAGCACCAGATGAAGTTGAATTCGTAATAACTTTAGGTCCACAGGAAGTTTTCAACCATATAGCAAGTCAAACGAAGAGGGTATGGTTTTTTAAGCAATGTAATTCTAATAGAGGTTTAATTACGGCCCCTCTTGGATTGAATGCTCGACTTGTTGCTTTTTTTTGTGATGTCTTTGCCAATTATCGACGATCTAAATGA
- the LOC101206630 gene encoding uncharacterized protein LOC101206630 isoform X3 has protein sequence MSSFNFLVNNMRTLVDAFATLGLADHKGLLLEVTLRLVFCHLPLRIHQFDLSVFVSMDSQQFSNLISQYHMFDDVHVTITSERVIFSYSTMQETILSPQNGQCIIGGLRAPDEVEFVITLGPQEVFNHIASQTKRVWFFKQCNSNRGLITAPLGLNARLVAFFCDVFANYRRSK, from the exons ATGTCGTCCTTCAATTTCCTCGTCAACAATATGCGAACTCTCGTAGATGCTTTTGCCACATTGGGACTGGCGGATCATAAAG GGCTTCTTCTTGAAGTTACTTTAAGGTTGGTTTTTTGCCATCTTCCGTTGCGCATCCACCAATTTGAtctctctgtttttgtttccatGGATTCTCAACAATTCTCCAACCTTATTTCTCAGTATCATATGTTTGATGACG TTCATGTTACTATAACAAGTGAACGAGTGATATTCTCTTATTCAACTATGCAAGAGACAATTCTTAGTCCACAg AATGGGCAGTGCATAATTGGAGGTTTAAGAGCACCAGATGAAGTTGAATTCGTAATAACTTTAGGTCCACAGGAAGTTTTCAACCATATAGCAAGTCAAACGAAGAGGGTATGGTTTTTTAAGCAATGTAATTCTAATAGAGGTTTAATTACGGCCCCTCTTGGATTGAATGCTCGACTTGTTGCTTTTTTTTGTGATGTCTTTGCCAATTATCGACGATCTAAATGA
- the LOC101206396 gene encoding phospholipase D alpha 4: MAMEVKQKFFHGTLEVTVFHATAYAPSSPLDCLFAGGKCSYVTIKIDNKEVAQTSHEQDRVWNQTFRVLCAHPLTSTVTITLKTSRSVLGKFYIQAQQILKEASFINGFFPLLMENGKPSPELKLRFMLWFKPAVYELSWKKMLGNGEYKGLRNATFPLRSNCHVTLYQDAHHLPTFQPPFHGSSTPRRLWEDVYKAIDNAKHLVYIAGWSFNPKMVLVRDSQTDIPYALGVKLGELLKQKADEGVAVRILIWDDETSLPIIKNAGIMNTHDEDARAYFLHSKVICRLCPKLHPMSPPIFSHHQKTIIVDAQTHINAQNREIMSFIGGLDLCDGRYDTEQHSLFHTLNTESHCRDFYQTSISGAKLQKGGPREPWHDVHACVTGEAAWDILTNFEQRWTKQSDASLLVPTSILLKLMPQLESNTNPQKDWNVQVFRSIDHLSASQMFRNMTIERTIHEAYVEAIRRAERFIYIENQYFIGGCHFWDRDQHCGCTNLIPIEIALKVANKIKARERFAVYIVIPMWPEGSPESESVEDMLHWTRQTMTMMYRLIGEAIQETGEKAHPRDYLNFFCLANREEERKWDFIPPHSPQHATQYWNAQQHRRFMIYVHSKVMIVDDLYILIGSANVNQRSMDGERDTEIAMGCYQIENEGEELPNGRDISKFRLSLWYEHTGGFEEVFLNPESLKCVERVRSIGDKSWKIYSGEEVEDMKGVHMVTYPVKVKEDGRMEDLEENGGHFPDTKCPIKGRRSMMLPPIFTT; the protein is encoded by the exons ATGGCAATGGAGGTGAAGCAAAAGTTCTTCCATGGAACGCTTGAGGTTACTGTCTTTCATGCAACGGCATACGCGCCCTCTTCACCTTTGGAT TGCCTATTTGCTGGTGGCAAGTGTAGCTATGTGACAATTAAGATAGACAACAAGGAGGTTGCCCAGACAAGCCATGAACAGGACCGTGTTTGGAACCAGACATTCCGAGTTCTATGTGCACATCCATTGACTTCTACCGTCACCATTACATTGAAAACATCTCGTTCTGTCTTGGGTAAATTCTATATCCAAGCTCAACAGATTTTGAAAGAAGCAAGTTTTATCAATGGTTTCTTTCCGCTTCTTATGGAAAATGGGAAGCCAAGTCCGGAGCTCAAACTTCGATTCATGTTGTGGTTTAAACCAGCAGTATATGAATTAAGCTGGAAAAAGATGCTGGGAAATGGAGAATACAAGGGGCTGAGAAATGCAACGTTTCCTTTAAGGTCCAACTGTCATGTGACACTATATCAAGATGCTCACCACCTCCCTACTTTTCAACCTCCATTTCATGGTTCAAGTACACCAAGAAGGCTATGGGAAGATGTATACAAGGCCATAGATAATGCAAAGCATTTGGTTTACATTGCAGGCTGGTCCTTCAATCCAAAGATGGTGCTG GTGAGGGACTCTCAGACCGATATACCCTATGCTTTAGGAGTAAAGCTTGGAGAGTTGTTGAAGCAGAAGGCAGACGAAGGAGTAGCTGTGAGAATACTGATTTGGGATGATGAAACATCTCTTCCCATCATCAAGAATGCCGGGATAATGAACACACATGATGAAGATGCTCGGGCATATTTCTTGCACTCAAAAGTCATATGTAGGTTGTGCCCCAAATTGCATCCTATGTCTCCACCAATTTTCTCTCATCATCAGAAAACCATAATCGTAGATGCTCAAACTCACATCAATGCACAAAACAGGGAAATTATGAGTTTCATTGGTGGTTTAGATCTTTGTGATGGTCGCTACGATACAGAACAACATTCATTGTTCCATACTTTGAACACAGAATCCCACTGTCGTGATTTCTATCAGACGAGTATATCGGGTGCCAAACTTCAAAAAGGAGGGCCAAGAGAGCCATGGCATGATGTTCACGCTTGTGTAACAGGTGAAGCTGCTTGGGATATATTAACAAACTTTGAGCAACGATGGACTAAGCAATCGGATGCTTCGTTGTTAGTACCGACAAGCatcttattaaaattgatgccCCAACTCGAATCAAACACAAACCCACAAAAGGATTGGAATGTGCAAGTTTTTCGATCAATTGACCATTTGTCTGCCAGTCAAATGTTCAGAAACATGACCATTGAACGAACCATCCACGAAGCTTATGTTGAAGCTATCAGGCGAGCTGAGAGATTTATTTACATCGAAAACCAATACTTTATTGGAGGGTGTCACTTTTGGGACAGAGATCAACACTGTGGGTGCACAAATTTGATACCGATCGAGATTGCGCTCAAGGTGGCTAATAAGATCAAGGCAAGGGAGAGGTTCGCAGTTTACATAGTGATTCCAATGTGGCCAGAAGGATCACCAGAGAGTGAATCAGTTGAGGATATGCTACATTGGACAAGGCAGACAATGACAATGATGTATAGACTGATTGGAGAGGCAATCCAAGAAACTGGGGAAAAGGCCCATCCAAGAGATTACTTGAATTTCTTTTGCCTTGCAAacagagaggaagagagaaagtGGGACTTCATTCCCCCACACAGTCCCCAACATGCAACACAGTACTGGAATGCCCAACAGCATCGGAGGTTCATGATCTATGTCCATTCCAAGGTCATGATAG TGGACGATCTGTACATTCTGATTGGATCCGCAAACGTGAATCAAAGGTCCATGGACGGAGAGCGAGATACAGAGATAGCAATGGGATGCTACCAAATAGAAAACGAGGGAGAAGAATTACCCAATGGAAGAGACATTTCAAAATTCCGATTGTCGCTTTGGTACGAACATACAGGAGGATTCGAAGAAGTGTTCTTAAACCCAGAAAGTTTGAAATGCGTTGAAAGGGTTCGATCGATAGGGGATAAATCGTGGAAAATTTACAGCggagaagaagttgaagatatGAAAGGGGTTCACATGGTAACGTACCCAGTGAAGGTGAAAGAAGATGGAAGGATGGAGgatttggaagaaaatggagGGCATTTTCCTGATACGAAATGCCCAATTAAAGGAAGAAGATCAATGATGTTGCCACCCATTTTCACAACCTAG